Proteins from one Mus pahari chromosome 10, PAHARI_EIJ_v1.1, whole genome shotgun sequence genomic window:
- the Leo1 gene encoding RNA polymerase-associated protein LEO1 isoform X1 produces the protein MADMEDLFGSEAESEAERKDSESESDSDSDQDNGASGSNASGSESDQDDRGDSGQPSNKELFGDDSEEEGASHHSGSDNHSERSDNRSEASEHSDHEDNEPSDEDQHSGSEAHNDDDDDEGHRSDEGSRHSEAEGSEKAQSDDEKWDGEDKSDQSDDEKLQNSDDEEHEQGSDEEKLQNSDDEEEKMQNTDDEDRAQLSDDDRQQLSEEEKGNSDDEHPVASDNDEEKQNSDDEDRPQVSDEEKMQNSDDERPQVSDEDGRHSDGEEEQDQKSESARGSDSEDEVLRMKRKNAIPSDSEADSDTEVPKDNNGTMDLFGGADDISSGSDGEDKPPTPGQPVDENGLPQDQQEEEPIPETRIEVEIPKVNTDLGNDLYFVKLPNFLSVEPRPFDPQYYEDEFEDEEMLDEEGRTRLKLKVENTIRWRIRRDEEGNEIKESNARIVKWSDGSMSLHLGNEVFDVYKAPLQGDHNHLFIRQGTGLQGQAVFKTKLTFRPHSTDSATHRKMTLSLADRCSKTQKIRILPMAGRDPECQRTEMIKKEEERLRASIRRESQQRRMREKQHQRGLSASYLEPDRYDEEEEGEESVSLAAIKNRYKGGIREERARIYSSDSDEGSDEDKAQRLLKAKKLNSDEEGESSGKRKAEDDDKANKKHKKYVISDEEEEDDD, from the exons ATGGCGGACATGGAGGACCTCTTCGGGAGCGAAGCTGAGAGCGAGGCCGAGCGCAAAG ATTCGGAGTCTGAGTCTGACTCGGACTCTGACCAGGACAACGGCGCTTCTGGCAGCAACGCCTCTGGCAGCGAAAGTGACCAGGATGACAGAGGTGATTCCGGACAGCCCAGTAACAAGGAACTGTTTGGAGATGACAGTGAGGAGGAGGGGGCCTCTCATCACAGTGGCAGTGACAATCACTCTGAACGGTCAGACAATAGGTCGGAGGCTTCCGAGCACTCTGACCACGAGGATAATGAGCCCTCTGACGAGGACCAGCACAGTGGTTCTGAAGCCCACaacgatgacgacgacgacgaggGCCACAGGTCAGACGAAGGGAGCCGTcactcagaggcagaagggtctgaAAAAGCTCAGTCAGACGATGAGAAATGGGATGGAGAGGATAAAAGTGACCAGTCAGACGATGAGAAGCTGCAGAACTCTGACGACGAGGAGCATGAGCAAGGGTCCGATGAGGAGAAGCTGCAGAACTCGGACGATGAGGAGGAGAAAATGCAGAACACAGATGACGAGGACCGGGCCCAGCTTTCTGATGATGACAGACAGCAGCTGtctgaggaggagaagggaaattcTGACGATGAGCATCCAGTAGCTTCTGATAATGACGAGGAGAAGCAGAATTCGGACGACGAGGACCGGCCGCAGGTGTCCGATGAGGAGAAAATGCAAAACTCAGATGATGAAAGGCCACAAGTCTCAGATGAAGATGGGAGGCACTCAGACGGTGAGGAAGAGCAGGACCAGAAGTCAG AATCCGCAAGAGGCAGTGACAGTGAAGATGAAGTTTTACGAATGAAGCGCAAGAATGCGATTCCATCTGATTCAGAAGCAGACAGCGACACCGAAGTGCCCAAAG ATAATAATGGAACCATGGATCTGTTCGGAGGTGCAGATGACATATCTTCAGGGAGTGATGGAGAAGATAAGCCCCCTACTCCAGGACAGCCTGTG GATGAAAATGGCTTGCCTCAGGatcagcaggaggaggagccgATACCTGAGACCAGGATAGAAGTGGAGATCCCCAAAGTGAACACGGACTTGGGCAATGACTTATATTTTGTTAAACTGCCCAACTTCCTCAGCGTAGAGCCCAG gCCTTTTGATCCTCAGTATTATGAAGATGAATTTGAAGATGAGGAGATGCTGGATGAAGAGGGGAGAACCAGGTTAAAATTGAAG gTAGAAAACACTATAAGATGGAGGATACGCAGagatgaagaaggaaatgaaattaaagaaagcaATGCGCGAATAGTCAAGTGGTCAGATGGGAG catgTCCCTGCATTTAGGGAATGAAGTGTTTGATGTGTACAAAGCCCCACTGCAGGGTGACCACAACCATCTTTTCATAAGACAAGGTACTGGGCTGCAGGGGCAGGCTGTCTTCAAAACGAAGCTCACCTTCAG GCCTCACTCTACAGACAGTGCCACACACAGGAAGATGACCCTGTCACTTGCAGATAGATGCTCAAAGACACAGAAGATTAGAATCTTACCAATGGCTGGTCGTGACCCTGAGTGCCAGCGCACAGAGATGATTAAG aaagaaGAAGAACGCCTGAGGGCCTCCATCAGGAGGGAGTCTCAGCAGCGCAGGATGAGAGAGAAGCAGCACCAGCGGGGGCTGAGCGCCAGCTACCTGGAGCCCGATCGCTAcgacgaggaggaggaaggcgAGGAGTCGGTCAGCCTGGCTGCCATTAAAAACCGCTACAAAGGTGGCATCCGCG AGGAACGAGCCAGAATCTATTCCTCGGACAGTGATGAGGGCTCAGACGAAGATAAAGCTCAAAGATTACTCAAAGCAAAGAAGCTCAACAGTGATGAG GAAGGTGAATCTTCTGGAAAGAGGAAAGCAGAAGACGATGATAAAGCGAATAAAAAGCACAAGAAGTATGTGATcagtgatgaagaagaagaagatgatgactGA
- the Leo1 gene encoding RNA polymerase-associated protein LEO1 isoform X2 yields the protein MADMEDLFGSEAESEAERKDSESESDSDSDQDNGASGSNASGSESDQDDRGDSGQPSNKELFGDDSEEEGASHHSGSDNHSERSDNRSEASEHSDHEDNEPSDEDQHSGSEAHNDDDDDEGHRSDEGSRHSEAEGSEKAQSDDEKWDGEDKSDQSDDEKLQNSDDEEHEQGSDEEKLQNSDDEEEKMQNTDDEDRAQLSDDDRQQLSEEEKGNSDDEHPVASDNDEEKQNSDDEDRPQVSDEEKMQNSDDERPQVSDEDGRHSDGEEEQDQKSESARGSDSEDEVLRMKRKNAIPSDSEADSDTEVPKDNNGTMDLFGGADDISSGSDGEDKPPTPGQPVDENGLPQDQQEEEPIPETRIEVEIPKVNTDLGNDLYFVKLPNFLSVEPRPFDPQYYEDEFEDEEMLDEEGRTRLKLKVENTIRWRIRRDEEGNEIKESNARIVKWSDGSMSLHLGNEVFDVYKAPLQGDHNHLFIRQGTGLQGQAVFKTKLTFRPHSTDSATHRKMTLSLADRCSKTQKIRILPMAGRDPECQRTEMIKKEEERLRASIRRESQQRRMREKQHQRGLSASYLEPDRYDEEEEGEESVSLAAIKNRYKGGIREERARIYSSDSDEGSDEDKAQRLLKAKKLNSDEVNLLERGKQKTMIKRIKSTRSM from the exons ATGGCGGACATGGAGGACCTCTTCGGGAGCGAAGCTGAGAGCGAGGCCGAGCGCAAAG ATTCGGAGTCTGAGTCTGACTCGGACTCTGACCAGGACAACGGCGCTTCTGGCAGCAACGCCTCTGGCAGCGAAAGTGACCAGGATGACAGAGGTGATTCCGGACAGCCCAGTAACAAGGAACTGTTTGGAGATGACAGTGAGGAGGAGGGGGCCTCTCATCACAGTGGCAGTGACAATCACTCTGAACGGTCAGACAATAGGTCGGAGGCTTCCGAGCACTCTGACCACGAGGATAATGAGCCCTCTGACGAGGACCAGCACAGTGGTTCTGAAGCCCACaacgatgacgacgacgacgaggGCCACAGGTCAGACGAAGGGAGCCGTcactcagaggcagaagggtctgaAAAAGCTCAGTCAGACGATGAGAAATGGGATGGAGAGGATAAAAGTGACCAGTCAGACGATGAGAAGCTGCAGAACTCTGACGACGAGGAGCATGAGCAAGGGTCCGATGAGGAGAAGCTGCAGAACTCGGACGATGAGGAGGAGAAAATGCAGAACACAGATGACGAGGACCGGGCCCAGCTTTCTGATGATGACAGACAGCAGCTGtctgaggaggagaagggaaattcTGACGATGAGCATCCAGTAGCTTCTGATAATGACGAGGAGAAGCAGAATTCGGACGACGAGGACCGGCCGCAGGTGTCCGATGAGGAGAAAATGCAAAACTCAGATGATGAAAGGCCACAAGTCTCAGATGAAGATGGGAGGCACTCAGACGGTGAGGAAGAGCAGGACCAGAAGTCAG AATCCGCAAGAGGCAGTGACAGTGAAGATGAAGTTTTACGAATGAAGCGCAAGAATGCGATTCCATCTGATTCAGAAGCAGACAGCGACACCGAAGTGCCCAAAG ATAATAATGGAACCATGGATCTGTTCGGAGGTGCAGATGACATATCTTCAGGGAGTGATGGAGAAGATAAGCCCCCTACTCCAGGACAGCCTGTG GATGAAAATGGCTTGCCTCAGGatcagcaggaggaggagccgATACCTGAGACCAGGATAGAAGTGGAGATCCCCAAAGTGAACACGGACTTGGGCAATGACTTATATTTTGTTAAACTGCCCAACTTCCTCAGCGTAGAGCCCAG gCCTTTTGATCCTCAGTATTATGAAGATGAATTTGAAGATGAGGAGATGCTGGATGAAGAGGGGAGAACCAGGTTAAAATTGAAG gTAGAAAACACTATAAGATGGAGGATACGCAGagatgaagaaggaaatgaaattaaagaaagcaATGCGCGAATAGTCAAGTGGTCAGATGGGAG catgTCCCTGCATTTAGGGAATGAAGTGTTTGATGTGTACAAAGCCCCACTGCAGGGTGACCACAACCATCTTTTCATAAGACAAGGTACTGGGCTGCAGGGGCAGGCTGTCTTCAAAACGAAGCTCACCTTCAG GCCTCACTCTACAGACAGTGCCACACACAGGAAGATGACCCTGTCACTTGCAGATAGATGCTCAAAGACACAGAAGATTAGAATCTTACCAATGGCTGGTCGTGACCCTGAGTGCCAGCGCACAGAGATGATTAAG aaagaaGAAGAACGCCTGAGGGCCTCCATCAGGAGGGAGTCTCAGCAGCGCAGGATGAGAGAGAAGCAGCACCAGCGGGGGCTGAGCGCCAGCTACCTGGAGCCCGATCGCTAcgacgaggaggaggaaggcgAGGAGTCGGTCAGCCTGGCTGCCATTAAAAACCGCTACAAAGGTGGCATCCGCG AGGAACGAGCCAGAATCTATTCCTCGGACAGTGATGAGGGCTCAGACGAAGATAAAGCTCAAAGATTACTCAAAGCAAAGAAGCTCAACAGTGATGAG GTGAATCTTCTGGAAAGAGGAAAGCAGAAGACGATGATAAAGCGAATAAAAAGCACAAGAAGTATGTGA